The nucleotide sequence AAATTACATCAATATCAGATTTTGCCGTGACAGAAAAGAATTTTCCGTGAACCATTGAGCCGGTAAGTAAAATGCCCTCAAAAATATGTTTATCAAAGTAGAAAAATAATTTTTTAATAATCCCTAATCTTTTTCCGGTTTCGTTCATAATGATAGCTTACTAAAATTTAGCCATTTCTTTTGATAAGAGTTGCTCAAAGCTTTTCATCTCGTTAGAAAATTTGTGCAAATTCCCATAGTTATCCGAAATGATTCTTGAATAATTAAGCAACTTTTTTGATAGTTCGTCTGAAATGAGTTGTTCTTTCACGGTTTCCCAAATTTCATCATTGCACCAATCTTGTTTGCCCATATTTATCCATTTAACATGATATTTTTGTATAAATTTTCCGTCTTTCAAAACTAATGCGTCCCATTCAGAAGATATCGGCCGGTCAGCAGGGAATGGTTTTTTATCAATTAACACTTGTTTGACTACGCGATGGGCTTTGGTTGTATAGTCAAAAGAAATAGCCTCCTTTTCATTCACGGAAACTGATATAAAAAACATCGTGCTGGGCGTGGGGTTGTAATCTACTTCAATATCCATAATTTTTGGTTAAAATTTTTTATTTTTGGCGTCAGTATTGACATTTTTGGAATAATGTGCTACACTGTGATGGTATCCAGTAAGTATACTAGTATAAAAAGGAGGATTAAAAAATGAAGCAAAGAATGTTCGTTTTTATCTTAGGCGTATTTTTATGTGGGGTGTCTGGTTATATGCCGGAACAATTTTCTGGGTTTTTGTGCTTTCTCGGTTTCACGGCCGTTTTGACGGCTGTATTACCAAGGAGGGTAAACAGGGCCCATGAAGACTGGCGTGCCAACTACCGACCGGGGTAAAACCCTTGTCTGAAAGTGCGTAAACTACGAAGCTGGGTCGATTCTTGACCCAGCTTTTTTATTTTAGTACATCTAACATCTCTAATAATTCTTGCTTGATTTTGTCTGGCGGAGTTGTGCTTTTGTCGGGATATTGCCGTTTTAAAGCGTAAAGTTTTTGTTTTAAAGTTTCCAATTTTTCCATAACGGCATTATATTTTTCAGAACCGAGTTCATCTTCGGCCTTTTTGCCAGACAGATATGTTTCTATGACAAAAACACGACTGCCAAAACACGCCAGCCAAGAATTTGCCGTTTCTTGAAATTCCTTTTCAATTTTTTCTGGAGACCCGGAAATCATATCTTTGGCTTCGTCAACTCGACTTTTGGGATGTTCCTTTTCAAATTTTTCCATATTTTTTAATTTTTATTATTCCACATAACGTTTGCGTGTATCTGATGCCCCGCTAAGCGGGGTATGGGTGGAGGCTCTGCAAGAGCCGTAACCAGATATACGCCGTTATATGATGTATGTTTTTCTTTTTCGGCCCGTTAGGGTTTGTTTTTGTATAACAAACGAATTCGATTTTTCAATTTTAGCGAAGGGGCAGAGGGGATAGGGGTGAATGCCCCATAGCTAAATTTGTTGATTAGTTTATTTCGCCTTCATCCACAAAGCATTAAAAAATTTTATCAATATAGCTGAATCTTTGCTATTTAATTTTGCTACTAATGCTGGACTGTTGGATGCGGCATCTTTGATAGAAGGACCGAGAATATAACCTATATCATCAATAATTATACAGCGATCATGTAAGTCGCTATACTTTTTATCGTTAAATTTTTTATATTCTTTTTTAAAACGGACAACGCGGCTGTCGAAGGATCCTCTTTTTTGGCCATAAATTAGTTTAATTTCTAGATTTTTTGGTATACTATCTAATACATTATCAAAGATTGTTTCATCAACCCACGAATCCGCCACCATGACCCTTAGCTTTGTATTAGCGAATATGCTACGCAAGAATTTATCAAAAGTATGCGTACTTTTTTTGTCAAAAATATAAAGCTGGCTAGAGGTTGATAATATACTATTTTGTTCAAAAATAGTTATATCGGTGAGGTGTTGGATACCAGATTCATTTACGAGACATATTCCAGGTCTGACTGGGTCTACCCAGCCCTGCTGTTGGGCGCGGTTGTAAAAAACCGGATTGTAAGATTTTTTTGTTAGCACTTTCGGCCAGTGACTGCGAATATCTGAAATAGTGATTTCATGTGATACCCGGCCTTTTGCACAGTGCGCAGCAATTATCAAAAACATCTGCTGCCCGCTCAAATCTTTAAGCGGGAATGTTTTTAAGAATGCTTTTAGGTTTTTAGAGAAGTTCATAGGTCGTGTTTAGAAAATTTCATCCCAGCGTGCAGTGAGGTGATAAGAACCATTTTTTGTGGCATCAAGCCAGCCATTCTCTTTTGCCCTGGTGCCATATATACCAGTTGTCAGTTTCCCCCCCAACAGTCTACTGTGTTTGTTCCAGCAGGTTTTTACATCTTCGCTCGTCACATCCAACTTCTTTTTACTTTTTGAAAGATATGCCACAACCAGTACAAATCTTTTAGGGCCAGTTAATCCTTTTCCGTATTCTTTAAAAAATGCCCTCGAATTTTGGTTGAAATTTATTTTTGATTTTTGAGTATTGGCTAAAGCTGGTTTGTGTGGTTGGCGTGTCGTGGTATTATTTTTATAATTTAATTTTTCTAAATTAGAACGACATTCTTCGGCGAGTGTAATAATTTGTGTAAGCTTGTTACATATGTTTTGTATTTTCATACAGGTTGCGAAGTTAAATATGATATTTATAAATAGTGTCATCTTTTTCACGTTTAATTTTTTCCCTTCTGAGCAAATAGAGTAAATTTACTCTGATGTCTTCGGGTTTTTCTTTATAACCAAACTTATCCTTAAGCTCTTTTTGGATTTCTTCGGCAGCTTTTGAATGTTTGCTAATCACCTTCAATATTTTTTCGGCAAGACTGACTTTTTGTTGTTTCTTTTTCATAATATATAATATTTAAAATTATCTACCATAAACCCACTTCCCGTCGTTTTTTTTGCGACCCAAAAGTTTTTTTTGTACAAGCCCTATCACTACACCTGATAATGTAGTAGTGGGATAAATATAGCCCATTTGTTCAAGTTTAGATGCGATTTCTCCAAGAGTTTTAGGTTTAGAAAAAAAGTTTTCTTCTCGTAGCTCAACAATAAGATCTGAAGCCGCGCGTCTTTTATTTTCATCCCGTTTCTTTACGATAGACTTGGTTGCCTTTGTTCTTATTTCTCGTACTACAGATGAACGTTCAAAGTCGGATAGTATGGCGGCCAACTCTTCTTTTGTTCCTTCTATTGTTATAGATGATCCCGTCTTAGATTTAATGATTGCTTTTGGCATAGATTTTAAGTTTTAGTTACTTATTATTAATAATCTTATTGTATATTATTGCTAAAATTTTGTCAAGTGTCCGCAATATATTTAGCAATAATAGTAGTATTTAAAAAATGTCTGCCAATATTTTATTGGTAGACATTTTTATCCCCCTATTAAATTGAAAAATCGAATTCGTTTGTTATATAAAAATGTCGCCGTCTGGCGAAAAGGAAAAGTATATTTCATATAACTACCTATATCCCAACTTGTTGTTTTTTGCGCTAAGATATGATAAAATTTTTAGTAAATTGAGGTTATACCCCCAAGGGGTATAACCTCCCGTATTTTATTTACAGTAATACTTTCACGAACATATTTATTTTATCCCATTCACCTCAAAAATTCAACCCATTGCCAAGATTTTTGCCCTATGTTATAATCGGTATTACTTATTAAATCTCTCACATTTTAGGATTATTTGGCGGCCTTGTCTCATCCCGAGCATTCGGGATTGGGATTTGCCAAATAAGATGACTAAAATGGAGGCCTAAAAGGAAAAAATTTATGACCAAGATTCCATCTCTTTTAGAGATGCTCAAAGCGGGCGTGCATTTCGGACACCAAGCGTCGCGCTGGCATCCTAAAATGGGCCAATACATTTTTGGCCAAAGAAACGGTGTCAATATTATTGATTTGGAGAAGACCCAGGTTAAACTTGAGGAAGCTCTGAATTTTCTCAAAGAAACTGCCCAAAAAGGCGGTGTCATTTTATTTTTAGGCACCAAAAAGCAGGCGCAGGCCCTGGTGAAAAAAGCCGCCGAGGATTGCGGTATGCCTTATGTGACCGAGCGCTGGCTGGGTGGAACAATTACCAATTTCAGCGTTATTTCCCGTTTGCTCAAAAAATTGAAAAAGGTGGAAGCCGAGCGCGTTTCCGGCGAGTTGGGAAAATACACCAAGAAAGAGCAGTTGGTTATTAATCGCGAAGCGGAAAAAATGGATAAGGTTGTTGGTGGTATTAAAAATTTAGAAAAAATTCCCACGGCTTTATTTATAGTTGACGTCAGAAAGGAAGAAACCGCCATCAGGGAAGCCAGAGCTAAAAATATCCCGATAGTCGCGGTTTGCGACACTAATGTCAATCCGGAAATGGCTGATTATCCGATTCCGGCCAATGATGATGCCAGCAAGTCAATTGAACTTATTTTAAATTTAGCGTCGGCGGCGGTCAAAGAAGGCAAAGGAGCTGTTGTCAAAGAAGAAAAGAAGGAAGAAAAAGTCAAAAAAGAAAAAAAGTAACAGGGGTTCTCCCCTGACAAGGGGAGTTAGAGGGGTTTAAAACCGTAGAAAAAGCGTAACCCCCCCTTCCCCCCTTATCAGGGGGCTGAATAGTTATCAATTACTAATAGTTATATTTATATGTCCGTTGACCAAAATATTGTCAAACTTCGCGAATTAACCGGCGCGGGAATTTTGGATTGTAAAAAGGCGCTGGAAGAATCCGGCGGGGACGTGGATAAGGCACAGGAAATTTTAAGAAAGAAAGGAA is from Patescibacteria group bacterium and encodes:
- the rpsB gene encoding 30S ribosomal protein S2 gives rise to the protein MTKIPSLLEMLKAGVHFGHQASRWHPKMGQYIFGQRNGVNIIDLEKTQVKLEEALNFLKETAQKGGVILFLGTKKQAQALVKKAAEDCGMPYVTERWLGGTITNFSVISRLLKKLKKVEAERVSGELGKYTKKEQLVINREAEKMDKVVGGIKNLEKIPTALFIVDVRKEETAIREARAKNIPIVAVCDTNVNPEMADYPIPANDDASKSIELILNLASAAVKEGKGAVVKEEKKEEKVKKEKK